One stretch of Excalfactoria chinensis isolate bCotChi1 chromosome 2, bCotChi1.hap2, whole genome shotgun sequence DNA includes these proteins:
- the LOC140249216 gene encoding rho GTPase-activating protein 32-like: MPPKELSPWWRGKLGFQVGSFPSECVELISGEVPESIVNSLRKPVPKKRGKLTPFLRSLVKARPRRSEQPEPEKERVFGCDLGEHLLHSGRDVPQVLQSCADFIEQHGVVRGIYRLSGVASKIQRLRHEFDSEQVPELSVRDIHSVSSLCKMYFRELPNPLLTNQLYDKFTDAACAGTEEERLVRMKDTIQQLPAPHYRTLEYLIRHLASLAGNCSVTNMDAKNLAIVWAPNLLRSQQSQSPSASGGAACLEVQTQTAVVEFLIGHTEVLFCSNATSAMEEGAGERLPPLA; encoded by the exons atgccaccaaaggagctgagcccctggtggagaggcaagcttGGCTTTCAG gtgggatctttccctagtgagtgcgtggaactcattagcggagaagttcctgagtccATCGTTAATTCATtgcgaaagccag tgccgaagaaacggggcaagctcacACCCTTCCTTCGGTccttggtgaaggcccgccccaggagatcggagcagccggagccggagaaggaaagggtgtttgggtgtgacctgggggagcaccttctccactctggccgtgatg tcccccaggtcctgcagagctgcgctgatttcatcgagcagcatggcgtggtgcgggggatctaccgcctgtccggcgtggcgtccaaGATCCAgcgactacg ccatgaatttgattcagagcaggtgcccgagctcagcgtccgtgacattcacagcgtgagctccctatgtaagatgtacttcagggagctcccgaaccctctcctgacaaaccagctgtatgacaagttcacg gacgctgcctgtgctggtacagaggaggagcggttggtcAGAATGaaggacaccatccagcagctgcccgctcctcactacag gacactcgagTACCTGATCAGGCACTTGGCATCTCTAGCTGGCAACTGCTCGGTGACCAACATGGATGCTAAGAATTTAGCAATcgtgtgggctccaaacctcttaag atcccagcagagccagtctcccagcgccagtggaggagctgcctgcttggaagtaCAGACGCagacggctgtggtggaattcctcattggccacacagaagtcctcttctgctccaatGCCACGTCAGCCATGgaagagggagcaggtgagcgtcttcctccattagcttga